The DNA sequence tctgtgtatggttattggtgctctgcagcctgggtcttgacatagACGTTCCCACTCAGAAGTCAATCTGAAGCCTCTCCACAAGCTAGTTACTAGATCAGTCTTAAGGCAgtccatgtagagcacattgtgTTGAGGTTCCACATTATCTTTGTCCAAGAACAGCTGCATCTTCTATACTACAAACTGAAGCTGATAAAAGCAGTTCAAGCCATTGATGTTACTTGGACCGCTAGTGACAAAAATGGATTCAGGAGTACCTCCAAGCTGCAAGCTTGATCCTCAAAGGGAGCACAATCCCATCCAGAACAGATAGATTTCCTGCCTGCTGGGCATGGAAACTGCTCACCCATACAGACTCTGGTTTGCCAAGATTTAGCCTCAATTTAGCGGCCCTCATCTAGGCCTTTACTGCAGCCGTGCTTTGATCCTGAAATTGCACAGCCAAGCCCAATCCAGATATAAAATTCGTATCTGTTATCAGCATGCTGAAGAGACTTTGTTCCACATCTTCTGTGACTGCTTCCACTGGCTTCTTCACTGTGGTTTTTAGGCCTTGTAACTGTAAATGTCAGTTTGAATGAATGGGAAAGCTTTTTGATTACATTGCTTTGATCAGAAACTTTTTGATTAGATTGCTTAAGTGTTAAAGGCTGTATTTTCCACCAAAAGGTTTATTCATAACTTGACTAATGGCATTTTATCATAACCAGGTCTTAATGActatcaaaattaaaataaatttcattagaaattaaattaataaatgctatttttttcaGTGCGAGGATCTGAAGGACTCTATATGGTCAATGGGCCTCCACAGTTTACAGAGAATACATCATTTCAAAGGTATTGCAGCATTCCAATTGACTTTTAAATTCAGTGAATTACAGGAATAAAAATGGTCTCAACAGGGCTCATATTCTATAGACATGGATGTGTCTTTTTGGCTGTTAGATGAAATACTCCTGTTTTAAACCATATGGAATTGATGGAAATAAAGCTTCAGGTTTAGTTTGTCTTACTATAATATGTCTTGCTTGATAGTTAGCTTCTGTGATCTTTAATGGCATTATAATTTGTTCCACATgtgtttttcaatgtaaatgatcaatatattatattgatgtttttgttcttctttcttcAGTATATTTGAATTGCAATCAAAAATCGTCCTCATTTTTTTCAGGGAGTCTGGAAAAAACAGCAAGGTTTTTGCCTTCAGCAAGGATGGATCCCTTTTTGCTTGGTGCAACGGAGAACAGTcagtataacacacacacacacacacacacaaaatttgaTAGTTTTGAATATaagtaaaaagaaaggaaaagtgaaagagaatgaagaaaaaaagaagtgtgtgtgcatgcataggATATCAATATGTGCTAGGCACATACTCTTACAATCTTACAGTTTATCCAAACAATACATTTCCATGGGGTTGATGTCTATGAAAAACACAAGTTCTGTTTTTCAAAGAACATCTGTTAAATTTGAGGCACatattataatatgtattatacATATAAATCTTTGGTGAACTCTAGATGTTTTTTGCTAGCCAATTATTCATTCAGCCAGTCAAGCAAGAGAatactttgtgcttcctttatCAAATTAGTTATTGTTATTTTGCaaacaaagaaatacatttttccaTATGATTTCCAGGGGGATGTAcccatttttttttgcttgaaagaCAGATTTGGCATAGTTTTCACACTTGGAATCTTTTCCCAGCATAACACAGCACTCAGCAATACTTTTCTGGCAGAAACAATATCCATTTGACTTCAGTATCAGTGTTCATAGCTGAGAATTTTCTGATACTGCGTAAACATATTTGGTCAGATAATTTCACTCTTTTTAAAATGGGACTTGCATATAGGCAAATAGGAATACAGATACAtctctttgaatgcgattttcctgctttttggcagggggttggattggatggcccatgttgtctcttccagttctatgattctttcaATCTTACGTGTTCATTGTCAGAGGATATATTTGGATGGTTAGTTTTGCATCTGTTGAGATCCCCATCTTGTACACAGGAGAGTTTAGCTTCATTGAAATAATTGTATATAACTACAGGTAGTACTGCAACTTTTAAGGCTAAATGATGTaatgtttttaactattttaactctgctgtgtttaattctatttctagtttatatgtttttagttttaaattgtacatttttaatttttaacattGTTAGTCACTTTGAGTCTTCATTCAAGTGAGAAGAAGTggaataaacatataaataaataatgatcaaATACATTTTACCTTGAGATTCCTGTTTTGTCTTAGTGCCTTAAAATGGATGTTATTTTGattgtttgctttttgttttgaggGGAGCTATTTGATTGATGCAATCAGTCTTTAACATCTTGGTTTGATCAGTATATCCTAAATGAAACTGTGACTGGTTTATTGTGAAAACTTCTCTCAATCACATATTAATCATTTATAGAAATTCAGAGCAGAATAGGATGCATGGGAGGTAAAGTGGCATATGAAAAAATCTTTAAATTAAAGTTAGCATAGATTTGGTTGAAATGGGACTTCTGTATGCCACCACTGCAAGCAATTGTAGTGAGATACATGAACTTTAGTGTTTGAGGGCTTAGAGCTCAATGACTGGCTCCTGTAACTATGTTTTTGAAATAGTATGTTTGTGAAATACTGAATATCATGGGAAATTCAGTTTTCTTCTTGGTGGTTCAAAATAAAGAAGGTGAACATAGCTATTAATTAACCATTCTAATCAAGTTTTGTTGAAGTGACCTCTTTTGGTTCCAGAGTAAACATTGTGAATGTCACCAACCACAATGTGCTACAATCCTTTGATCTGCCAAAGACTGTTTGCCTTGAATTCTCGCCAAAGAGCAATGTCCTAGTAACGTGGCAGCCCTATACAAGTAAGTATTTCAGATGTCTACTCTACCTTCACTGAAAACATGGATACAGCTCTAAAACAGGACTCAGTATTAGGGACAGGCAACACACAGCTTCTATGCAGCCCTTGAACCCTGTTCCAACCTCtaacgcaggcatgggcaaacttcagcgcCCCAGGTATTTCCCCTACCTCCTCTGCAATTTGTTAGGACTGTTCATGTAGGAGAACGTACTGTTACCTTTATATGTCAGTGAGCCACCATTTGAACTGCAGCAGCATGGGATGGGAGTATCCTCCAAAGCAGAAGTCCGGCATTGGCCCTAGAAGATTTTTGAAAGCTGCATATCCCTGCTgcaagactcccccccccccaataaattcAGTTTACCTATTGCTAACCTAAAGGACAGCTCCCcaacatgaaaatgaagaaagttTTATTCAGAGGTATGAAAGCAATTTATGTGCATTAGTTTTCCCCCTTTGTTTTTTCATGTGTCTCGCTGATGTGCCCCTTAGTTCTGATTTAAATTCTCAACATGGGGACATGTGCTATGTACAAGGAAGACCACAATACAGATGGAATGATTAAATCAAGGAAGTATTTACCCCAAATCTCTTTGGAAGGCCTTCATTCATAGATCATCATATGTTATAGAGCAGGACTTCTTCAATTTTTCCAACACATGACCCCTTTCCATCTAAGAAATTTGTTTGTGACTCtgggtatataagtatataaaataatataggtATAAAAATCTAAAATTTATAGTAGTAAATCAGCATattcaaggcttgctaaacaggcttcaTTTTTTCAGCATTTTACTTCAAGGTGAGAAACCTGTTAActctagatttaaaaaaaaatgaaaatagttgTTTATATCTGAATATATGGAATAATGGAAGCTAATTGCAATAAGTAGCTTATTTGTGTATTCACTTGTACATTTATTAAGAGGTTGAACAAAATATCTCAATGTAGTTAATAAAGAGTATATAAAAAGTACAGGACAGTAAAAGAGGCAAGACTCTGGAGACAATTGCTGCAATGTCTGTATGTTTGTTGTAGCTGCAAAAGATGGTGCTGCAGGGATACCCAACTTACAGCTTTTTGATGTGAAAACTGGAGAGTGTTTGAAGTCTTTCATCCAGAAAAAGATGCAGAACTGGTAAGTGGCTTTTAAATGAATGTATGTGTTTTTCCTAAAATGTGATTTGAAAATCTGGAACTTTTATATTCAGTTGTATATAAGCATGCACTATTTATCACATGGTAAATTCATTTTTGCTttaataattgtatattgttattgaaCCAGAGCAAATGCCCTGTAGTGTATAAAACAGACACTAATAAATGTTTGAAAATACAATCTTCAATATCATTTTAATCACTCCATTTTTAGATCAGGTaccttaatgtttttgaatatgtttCTTAAGATTATGCTATGGTGTTGTTTTTCTGAGTTTGTAATATTACCGTTCTTTTTCTCTCACCCATCACCTTTTCTCTAAAAATTAGGTGTCCCTGCTGGTCAGATGATGAAAGTATATGTGCCAGGGGTGTTAACAATGAACTGCACTTCTTTGAAAACAACGACTTCAGTATGCAAGTCCCTTTCTCTCCTCTAAATAAGGTTTCCTGTCTGACCCCCTTTTAATAAACTATCTTGCATTTTAAGCTGCTCACATCTGTGGAACTATAGTATTTTACAACACATGCGGAAACTTTGTTCAGTAATACGAAACATGGGTTGGGCTTAGATCCACATGCAGTCATtgatacaatgggacttgaggaAGCAAGTTCTGTGGATTGTTTTCCCACCTGCAGCACTTGGATGCAGGACGCATTTGTATCAAAATGAGAAGTGGACATAAGTCTGCTTCTAGCTGGACAAACAGAAGTTTATTATgattaaaaacaatgattctTACAATAATGACAGAGAGGTAGATAAACAAATTGCTCCAATATCTCAGCTAAATGTATATGGAAGAGGATAATGGATAGGCTGAAAAACATTAAAGAGCACAACCTTATAAACATTTGGACAGGCTTTTACTATGTTTAATAGAACTTTTCCAGTAACTACCATAGTTTGTATAGGATGGTAGAGCTTTTACTTTCACCTGTATGTGTATGAAAAATGTTGCATGAATCTTGTGTTTGCTCCCGGTAATATAGGCAGACTTGGCCCAACGAACTGGGATTGTCACTGTATATCTTTTAAGCAGTCATTAAGAAGTGGCTGGCAAAGGTATACAACTGCTAGCATAGGCATTTGTTAGTCCTTTCGTATTTACTCAAGGCTGTATTGGATCATGCCCAACAATGTACAATATGTTTTGTTGAATTGAAAAAATATCTTGTAGCATTTTTTGAATTGAATACCATTGTGATTTTTCAGGTACAATTGTGAACAAGCTTCATTTACAGAAAGTCACTGATTTTGTGTTGTCACCCGGCAATCAGCCATCCAAGGTGCatccttttaatatttttttcatgtttcCATATTGTAATCTTTTTAATATAATCACTTTACTTCTGTCTACATAATCCTTTTGAGAACTGTATTCTGAAATGGGCAAAATGTTATTAATACAGGTTGCTGTGTATGTTCCTGGAAGCAAGGGGGCCCCATCATTCGTAAGACTCTACGAATACCCTAAATTTGAAGGCCCACAATCCATGTTGGCCAACAAGAGTTTCTTTAAAGCTGATAAGgcaacaatgctatggaatagtaAAGGTACATCAATTTTCACATTTTCTCTTTATATTTCTAAAACTGTGGATATAAGAATTCTCTGTGATTAGCTGAATTGTTAATGTAAAAACTATGACCCACATCTTTGCGTAAACCCTTTCAGAGTAGTAGGCCACAGGATTTAACACCAAGCTGATAGcaagaaaagcaaaaaagaatGATAAGGTAaaacataataattaaaaatagtatAACTTTAGAAATGTCCTAACTGTTACAGGCCAACATAAATAGTGAGTTTTGGAAACCTGGTTGAAGGCTTATAATGACGGCGTCTGAGGGACATCGGTTTTCAGTAAAGATTCATGAAAATGGAGAAGGCATTAGAAATAATAGCTTCTTTGTTCACAGcttaaatatttttgttgttgtatataTGCAAGTcttttttgacttatggcaaccttaaggaaGACTGTATCATGGGTTTATTGACAAGATTTGTACAGATGcagcttgcttttgcctttctctaaggctgaaagaatgtgacatgcccaaggtcacctagtgggtttccatagcctaGTTGAACCAAAgttgtccagtgctcaaaccactacaccacgctgGGTTTTGAGAGGGATTTTGAATGAGTACAGTGGCGTTTATTTCTGATCTACTGTGCATAGGATTAGATTTCCAGGGAAGGGGAGTGTCAAAAATTTGCATATCTCCCATTTTAGTGGGGCTTGCAGAAAGAAGTTTAGATATATCatgccttctcttcttctctgttTCTAGAAACATTGGCCTGATATTTTCAGAATGCACTCCAAAATGTTACAACTAATAAATGAATATAGCTCACCATAGAAGTAATTTCTTTTCTAGGGGTGCAGTCTGTCTGAACATCTTGCCAATATATAATGACACCTTTTATAATCCTGTAATAAACATAGAAAGCACAGGTAGAGTCCATCCAAGATTATTCGCAGGTAGTATCCATGCAGGGTGATTCGTTGCCTCCTTTCTTTGTTGCTTTAAAGTAATCTCAGGCTTTACATTGGAATTCCTAGTGCTCCAAGCAAGTTTGTAGAAGATGCAGCAGCAGAGCAACCACATGCTATTCATCTTTTGGGTGTATACATATCTATGTTGCTCATatagcctgggctgtggcgcaggctgataaagcagtcagctgcaacaaatcactctgaccaagaggtcatgagttcgaggccagctcggagctgcgtttgtctctgtctttgttctatgttaaggcattgaatgtttgccttatatgtgtgatgtgatctgccctgagtcccctttggggtgagaagggcggaatataaatactgtaaataaataaataaataaataaaatatgtccaAATTAACAAATCATCATGTGACAGCTGATTTAATAGTATGGCAGATACATTTGCATTGTAACGTAATGCTTTAAACCAAGTTGTTGTGGTCATCATAGATGTTTGTTGTACTGCAATTCCTAACACCTCTTATTTACTGTACTGGCTTGGGCTGATGAGTGTTGCAGtacaacagcaaataaagaactatTCATTTCCTACTCTTCTTTTGTGGGAGATAAGACTGTGAACCAATTGGTAAAGCCATGAAAGAATAAAGATACTAattcttcagtttttaaaatgactAACGAAGAAGTATATAAAACAGAAAGATCCTGCTGAATCACAGTGGTCCATATAGTCTATCTACTTGGTTCCCATAGCGATTAGTTCTGGGCCTCTGAACCTTGAACAGATTGTAGGCAAGAAGCCTTAGGATGGGGAAATTGTGGCCTTACCAATGTTGTTGGGCTTCAATTTCCATCAGCCTTATTCAGTCTGATTTTTCTGGCTATATGCTGTGCCTGAACCCAAGTGTTTGCATATAGTAATGAATTGCAGTTTCTTTTTGTAGAAGCTTAACTGCAGCTActattggtttctttttttaaatgtttgtgtttCTTTTGAACATCTGAGTAGCCACTGCAGTGCTTGTGGTAGCTAGTACTGAAGTTGATAAAACAGGAGCATCCTATTATGGAGAACAAACCCTGCACTACATTGCAACAAATGGGGAAAGTGCTGTTGTACAACTGCGTAAGTATTTTTCATAGTTAAACTAGAATTTTGATAAGATGCAGAAAAGAAATCCTTTTTAAGATatgctaaatattattattatttgtgaacaAACATCAATCTGTTATGTTCCCAAACTGGATTGATTAAATTTCTGTGGAGTTCTGGCTGACAATTTGATTAATTGAAGTGAACTTGAACCAAATGCTGACATCGTGGAGAAGACATGCAGGAAGGACTATCTAATCCAAATAAGGATCGCCTTCCTCAAATCTTAAAGTGGGAAAAGAAACTGGTTGAAATTAGGGTTGTTttatcagtttttaaaatgtctccCTCCCCCAAATTGTTTAATTCCTTTTTATGGATTTGTTTTACTAAATGTCACTAAATTGTATACATTGCAGAACTTGAATTCATTAGCCATCTCGAATATACAATAGCTTCTATGTGAAATGTAATTGAGAAAAGGCTTGTAAGACAAAATGTCTGGCCAGGCTGTAAGATTTTCAGGTGtcctgaatgtgtgtgtgtgttttttttaagttgCCTCAGTAAATGTGACCACATTTTTCTTCTAATGACACTTTGTCATGTTAATGAATTAGCTAGATGAAAAAAGACACACATCTCCTTTAGTTATTTTTCAAGGAAATGTTCCAGCCACTTAACAGGCcagtgttttcctttttatgccTTAATTTGCTGGCAAGCTGGTGTTGCTGAATATCGGCCTGCGAGATGTGATTAATTTCTGTTGTGGCAAAATATTTACATTTATGTAGGCTTGCACCACTTGTGCCCTCGTGCAACCCATCAGGTATACACTGTGATCTCAGATTTTCAACATTCAGTCCACAAATGCATGTTGTTGTTTGGGATGGGAGTGAACTTGATAGCGAAAAATAAGTAGCAACACCAGGAGCTTATTAAATCCTTGCCAAGCAGCCATATGTAGCTAGAGGACAAGATTCATCTGAGTCTATAATTGGTCTAAAATGTTTTGTTAAGAAGTACCTCTTACTATAAATCAGTGTTGCTTGTGATTGTGCTGCAGAATCATATCTCATGTTCATTATCTCCAGAAAAATgtagataataattttattaatgatttgttttcttttcttctagcGAAAAATGGTCCTATTTATGATGTAGCCTGGAATCCCAATGCCACAGAGTTCTGTGTTGTTTATGGTTTTATGCCTGCCAAAGCTACTATCTTCAATTTGAAATGTGATTCTGTTTTTGACTTTGGGACTGGCCCACACAATGCTGCTTACTACAGCCCCCAAGGGCATATCTTAGTATTAGCTGGATTTGGGAATCTTAATGGACAACTGGATGTGTGGGATGTTAAAAACTACAAATTGATTGCCAAGCCACAGGCCCCCGATTCAACTTATTTTGCATGGTGCCCTGATGGGGAACACATTGTAACTGCAACATGTGCCCCCAGGCTTCGAGTTGGGAATGGGTACAAGATCTGGCATTACTCTGGTTCTGTACTATATAAATATGAAGTTGAGCAAAACACAGAACTTTGGCAAGTTGCCTGGCAACCCTTTTTGAATGGAGTATTTCCAGCAAAGCCAATAAAATATCATGCTGTTCCGAGCAAAGTATCGAATGATGAACCAAAGCCAGGCCAAGCTTATAGGCCTCCTGCTCTGAGAAACAAGCCAGTAACTAGTTCTAAACTTGTAAGTAACAAGTTATTTCTATTGTAAAATGTGTTGCTACAAAATATGTTCTTTGTTCTGGACATGGTGACATAGTAATTCTAAATTCAACTCTCTGTTGTTCTATATAAGCACAGGATAAGCACTAGCATAGAGCCCCTTAACAATGGGGCTCTATGAGTGCAACCCTATCTCTTAGATGGGATCCCATTCTCCCCTAAACAAATAACAAGTACacttttgtgtaaaaaaaaaaaaaaaattaaatatacacaTAATGGCTGGAGTCCTGTTGGTTATTCTCAGTTAGAGTAGATTTATTGAATAAGTTGTTCAGTATTAATTCAGTAGGTAAATAAATTTCATTTATTCAAGATGTCTACTATAACTTGAGTAATAATAGGATTGAGgccaatacagacagtccccaagttacaaacaccagACTGACAagtgactcacagttaagaacgagtgtgagacaataggaagagaaagaaatctacccttaagaagggaaatttacccctgaaagagctatcatggagaaaaggtgtcaacttaagaacaaacctacagaacctatcttgttcgtaacttggggactgcctgtataggcgATGTATATATCGCATCAGTTTGCAAATATGTTTTCCCCTGTTACAGCaaggtgtgtgcatatatataaatGACTACAAAGCAGGAAAGAATGGGAACAGAGACAAATGTTTTTACATGTCCAGATGTGGATATATTGGATCGACCCACTGAAATAAATGACATTTAGTTTTGTATGACCTCCTTTAAGTACTCCTAATAGCTATGGGTCTGTTCTAAATACATCCTTGCCTGAATTCAACCTTAGATTTCTTTCAACCAGATGGAATGATTGCATGTGGTATTAGAAATGAAGCAGATGGAAAATATGTTATTGCACATTTTAGTGGATAAAGATACTCAACTTATACTTCCAGTCCTAATCCTTTAACATAGAATTTGTATTTCAATACAGTCAGTCCTTATTATCCATAGATTATGTATCCAAGAATTCAACCAgccatagtttgaaaaaaaaatctaaagtccAAAGGGCaaacttgattttaccattttatgttAGGGATACAATTTTACAATGCAATTCTATATACCTTATAGGACTtaacagattttggtattcacaggggttttcctggaaacaaatccctggataccaagggcccactgtaataCATCCAAAGTTGACATGTTAACATGACCTTACTTCTATGGAAATGGCACCTCTAACTTGCAATTTGTACCAGTTTTTTGGATAAGCTAAGCTAGAAACCCTAATACAAAAACCTGCTGACACTGTAGGAGAGTTTGTTAACACATCTCAAATATAAAGTTTTTCTACTTTCTACATAACATTGTGGGTAGACTATTCCATGATTAAGTAAGTTGCTTATTGCACTGTGGAGAATTATATGCTTGCAAGAGATCCCATTTGCACAAGCAGATTCTGGTAATGAACTCTCTTTCCCATGCAGATTAACCATTAATTCCTTGGGGCTTATTTCTAAACAGCTGTGAACCTACTTATACACAGTAACTAAAAGTATTATACAGGATCAGTGCTGTTCACTGTGAAATTGCCAAAGGATGCGTAAAATGTTTAATAAGGCACTGACAGAATCAGCTGCACTTTGAGAGACTTAAAAAAACCCTAGATCTTAAAACTTCTCAAAGGCAAGTTGTTTGGACCATGCCTCTAAATCTGGATATGTACAGAGATCATCGTATTTCCTCCTAAGACTGGTTTTATGGAGTAAAATCCAACTATGTACAAGCTGACTCGTTATCTGCAGTGAGGTCTTCCTTTTCCTCTCGTCTCCATATTTCTTCATATTTTCCTACAAAATGGGTCTTGATGTTCTGTAGCCTCTCTGAATTTTTCTTCCTTACTTCCATAATAAATGCCAATGTTTTCCCGTTTTGGGGTTCATACAAGAGATGAGATATTAGTCCAGGGAGGTAGTCACCCAATTATGGATTGGAGATAACCAGTATTACAGCTGTACTATTACAGGCTATTTGGccgaccgcatccccttgtacgaacctgcctgggccctgagatcttcaggagaggcctttctctcggccccacctccatctca is a window from the Anolis carolinensis isolate JA03-04 chromosome 3, rAnoCar3.1.pri, whole genome shotgun sequence genome containing:
- the eif2a gene encoding eukaryotic translation initiation factor 2A, whose translation is MAPPTPLLAVRGSEGLYMVNGPPQFTENTSFQRESGKNSKVFAFSKDGSLFAWCNGEQVNIVNVTNHNVLQSFDLPKTVCLEFSPKSNVLVTWQPYTTAKDGAAGIPNLQLFDVKTGECLKSFIQKKMQNWCPCWSDDESICARGVNNELHFFENNDFSTIVNKLHLQKVTDFVLSPGNQPSKVAVYVPGSKGAPSFVRLYEYPKFEGPQSMLANKSFFKADKATMLWNSKATAVLVVASTEVDKTGASYYGEQTLHYIATNGESAVVQLPKNGPIYDVAWNPNATEFCVVYGFMPAKATIFNLKCDSVFDFGTGPHNAAYYSPQGHILVLAGFGNLNGQLDVWDVKNYKLIAKPQAPDSTYFAWCPDGEHIVTATCAPRLRVGNGYKIWHYSGSVLYKYEVEQNTELWQVAWQPFLNGVFPAKPIKYHAVPSKVSNDEPKPGQAYRPPALRNKPVTSSKLHEDEPPQNMRSQSKSDDKPLSKTALKNQRKHEAKKVAKQEARAEGNQESAPAPAMQTVLHNIPPAVTSGDPEVDKKIKNLRKKLKAIEQLKDQAATGKQLEKNQLEKIQKEAALLKELENLELGL